From Gemmatimonadaceae bacterium, a single genomic window includes:
- a CDS encoding threonine/serine dehydratase gives MPSTHPPLAPIPLSDIQAARGRIAGTAVRTPLVRLHVDAASEIHLKLETLQPIGSFKLRGALNAMRLLPPDRLRHGVYTASAGNMAQGVAWAARELGVPCRVIAPDHAPATKLDAIRRLGATVVLVPFADWWKAIVEFGVPGETGTFIHPGADPTVIAGNATIGLEIVEDLPDVDAILVPYGSGGLACGIACAARALRPGVKVYACEVETAAPFSASLAAGAPVAVEYTPTFIDGIGGKGVLEQIWPLAREVLAGSLVVSVRQVADAVRMLAERSRVVAEGAGAAPVAAALAHALGAKRVACVVSGGNIDSRKLAVVLGGEIP, from the coding sequence TTGCCGTCCACCCACCCGCCGCTGGCCCCGATTCCCCTGTCCGACATCCAGGCCGCGCGCGGCCGGATTGCCGGCACCGCGGTGCGCACGCCCCTCGTGCGGCTGCACGTGGATGCCGCGTCCGAGATCCATCTCAAGCTCGAGACCCTGCAGCCGATCGGATCGTTCAAGCTGCGCGGCGCGCTCAACGCCATGCGCCTGCTGCCGCCGGACCGCCTGCGCCACGGGGTATACACGGCGAGCGCGGGCAACATGGCGCAGGGCGTGGCCTGGGCGGCGCGCGAATTGGGCGTGCCCTGCCGGGTGATCGCGCCCGACCATGCGCCCGCGACCAAGCTGGACGCGATCCGCCGGCTGGGGGCGACCGTGGTGCTCGTGCCGTTCGCCGACTGGTGGAAGGCGATCGTCGAGTTCGGCGTGCCCGGCGAGACGGGAACGTTCATCCATCCCGGCGCCGACCCTACCGTGATCGCGGGGAACGCGACCATCGGGTTGGAGATCGTGGAGGATCTGCCCGACGTGGACGCGATCCTCGTGCCGTACGGGAGCGGCGGGCTGGCGTGCGGGATCGCCTGCGCGGCGCGCGCCCTGCGGCCCGGCGTGAAGGTGTACGCGTGCGAGGTGGAGACGGCGGCGCCCTTCTCGGCGTCGCTCGCCGCCGGCGCTCCGGTGGCCGTGGAGTACACGCCCACGTTCATCGACGGCATCGGCGGCAAGGGCGTGTTGGAACAGATCTGGCCGCTGGCGCGCGAGGTGCTGGCCGGGTCGCTGGTGGTATCGGTGCGGCAGGTGGCCGATGCGGTGCGGATGCTGGCCGAGCGTTCGCGCGTGGTGGCGGAGGGCGCGGGGGCGGCGCCCGTGGCGGCGGCGCTGGCGCACGCGCTGGGCGCGAAGCGCGTGGCGTGCGTGGTATCGGGCGGGAACATCGACAGCCGGAAGTTAGCGGTGGTTCTCGGCGGGGAGATTCCGTGA
- a CDS encoding ornithine cyclodeaminase family protein, translating to MRILTQAQVTSLLPMRECIPLMEAALASLSRGQVVLPLRPVLRIPDRHDVFAMMPAYSAALPAFGVKLITVFPSNHGTDLDSHQGAVLLFDSQHGQLVAMLDASSITAIRTAAVSAVATRLLAREDACTLALLGSGVQARTHLEAIALVRPITTVRVWSRTRDHAAAFAAWAERAHGIAVEVADSAPRAVRRADVICTVTSSREPVLRGEWLEPGVHVNAVGASQPGARELDSAAVATARVFADRRESLLHESEDFLAPMREGLVSERSVVAELGEILTGKALGRTAPAEITLFKSLGLAVEDLAAACHVYERAEREGVGTEVALGGRRPPSE from the coding sequence ATGCGCATCCTGACCCAGGCGCAGGTCACTTCGTTGTTGCCCATGCGCGAGTGCATCCCGCTCATGGAGGCGGCGCTGGCGTCGCTGTCGCGGGGCCAGGTGGTGCTCCCGCTGCGGCCGGTGCTGCGGATCCCCGACCGCCACGACGTGTTCGCGATGATGCCCGCGTACTCGGCGGCGCTGCCGGCGTTCGGCGTCAAGCTGATCACGGTGTTCCCGAGCAACCACGGCACCGATCTCGATTCGCACCAGGGGGCGGTGCTGCTATTTGACTCGCAGCACGGCCAACTCGTGGCGATGCTCGACGCGTCGTCGATCACGGCCATTCGCACGGCGGCGGTGTCGGCCGTGGCCACGCGGCTGCTGGCCCGCGAGGACGCGTGCACGCTGGCGCTGCTGGGCAGCGGCGTGCAGGCGCGCACTCATCTGGAAGCGATTGCCCTCGTGCGCCCGATCACGACCGTGCGCGTGTGGAGCCGCACACGCGATCACGCCGCCGCGTTCGCGGCGTGGGCGGAGCGCGCCCACGGCATCGCGGTGGAGGTGGCCGACTCGGCGCCGCGCGCCGTGCGCCGCGCCGACGTGATCTGCACGGTGACGTCGTCGCGCGAGCCGGTGTTGCGCGGCGAATGGCTGGAGCCCGGAGTGCACGTGAACGCGGTGGGCGCGTCGCAGCCCGGCGCGCGCGAACTGGACAGCGCCGCCGTGGCCACGGCGCGCGTGTTCGCCGACCGGCGCGAATCGCTGCTCCACGAGTCGGAGGATTTCCTGGCGCCGATGCGCGAGGGACTGGTGTCGGAGCGGAGCGTGGTGGCCGAGCTGGGGGAGATACTCACGGGCAAGGCGCTGGGGCGCACCGCGCCTGCCGAGATCACGCTGTTCAAGTCGTTGGGGCTCGCAGTGGAGGATCTGGCGGCCGCGTGCCACGTGTACGAGCGCGCCGAGCGTGAAGGCGTGGGAACGGAAGTCGCGCTGGGCGGGCGTCGTCCGCCCAGCGAATAG